CGGCTCTGAGGATCTGGTTCCGAGTAGGATTGTAACCTGGCCGTTAGAGCCAAATACACCCTCCGCATCTATTTTACTAGCTTTTCCGGAATCACTGATTACATACAGTTTTGCATCTGCGTCTGATTCGGTTACCCTTAGACCATTGCTGATGTTCCATGTACCGTTACCAACGCCTGATGAGCTTCCTTTTCCAAGGGTAAACATATTTGATTTGATAATTGTTGCGCCTAAAACATTTCTGATATTTTCTTTCTTCAGGTAAACGGTTGAACCACTTCCAACAATCTTCAGTTCGGAAACCGCGCCGGTATTATTATAAGCATTTATAGATACCGACTGAATGGTTCCCGGTGAAAATCCGGCAGATTCCAGCTTAGTCTTAATGATTTCAAAGGATAAGCTGGTACTCCAGGGGTAACTGGGACTGTACTCATCCTTTACTGCTCTCAGATATGGAAGCTTTCCCGACCACACATCTTCTGAATTCTGCGTATATCCCCCACTGTTTTTATAATAGAAGGCAGAGACCGGTTCTCCGTCATAAAGGAGAAATTCCCCTTCCGTCTCATCCGTCGCTTTATTTGTGGCATCAAATTCACCCGAATATCCCTTGTAAACCTGACAATGGGTAGAAGTACAAAGGTCAAACCCATCTGCGGAATGCTTTCCCAGATTTTGCTCCGCGTAGCTTCTGGCTACAACTGCCTGGGCTTTCAATGCTTCCTTAGGGTTGGTATAACCCAATTCAGAATTCAAAATTCCATATACATAATGCTCCAGACGGATAACATTAATCACGGTCATGGTACCGTTAGATTTTCCCAAAAATTGTACACCACCTCTATATGGCGTTCCGTCATAATATATAACTCCGTCATCATCATAATCGGCAGGCATAATACAGCCGGAGGAACCCATATCAGCAGACAACAAAATACCATCCTTATCTTTGACGACAATATTTCCATTTTCATTTGTAATTACAATCTCATTATACGCGGGGAGCGGCATTCCTTCTTCAAAGCGTCTCCCATCAATGGTTCCAAGAAGAAATCCTTGATCTGATTTTAGAATTCCAGTCGAGACACAATTG
This genomic window from Clostridiales bacterium contains:
- a CDS encoding SpoIID/LytB domain-containing protein; this translates as MGSRMKHVRFTIMIIMFTLLLPLCSGYQADAASKRDYLKIGLKFGSNCVSTGILKSDQGFLLGTIDGRRFEEGMPLPAYNEIVITNENGNIVVKDKDGILLSADMGSSGCIMPADYDDDGVIYYDGTPYRGGVQFLGKSNGTMTVINVIRLEHYVYGILNSELGYTNPKEALKAQAVVARSYAEQNLGKHSADGFDLCTSTHCQVYKGYSGEFDATNKATDETEGEFLLYDGEPVSAFYYKNSGGYTQNSEDVWSGKLPYLRAVKDEYSPSYPWSTSLSFEIIKTKLESAGFSPGTIQSVSINAYNNTGAVSELKIVGSGSTVYLKKENIRNVLGATIIKSNMFTLGKGSSSGVGNGTWNISNGLRVTESDADAKLYVISDSGKASKIDAEGVFGSNGQVTILLGTRSSEPIQTVTNGTVEFNGYGYGHGVGMPQDSAVEMAKQGFDYKEILEYFFTDIEVE